A genomic stretch from Chitinophaga lutea includes:
- a CDS encoding peptide MFS transporter: MNTKSGTSGHPKGLYVLFATEMWERFNYYGMRAILIYFMTDALLYAKPFASNLYGGYTGLSYLTPLVGGYIADRYWGNRHSIIIGGLFMAFAEFLLFGFASYYQELQNNPDLSRLLFYTGLGIMIAGNGFFKPNISSMVGQLYPSQDKRLDPAYTIFYMGINVGGMLGPFICGLVGNTGNPADFKWAFLAAGIGMLLSVITFKYLKDKYIVSPEGKPVGIIPERMEGKKHFLKNPFSLQSLLFMLALSAVAVGLLYMHADQIPSFMVGSVKVAFDISMLLLVAFIVILVLIFSDKSLTRIEVQRIIVIFIVSFFVVFFWSAFEQAGASLSFFANEQTDRYIPFLNFTVPPSWFQSLNSAFVVIFAPLFAGIWLFLGKRKMEPNSPAKMAIGLLLLALGFLVIAYGVKDPHKQKVNMMWLTSMYALHTWGELCLSPIGLSLVNKLAPIRFASLLMAVWFMANAAANVLAGKLSALYPEPGQTTHFLGYSMSSLYDFFMLFVVMAGVASVILLLLTRWLGRWMHESK, encoded by the coding sequence ATGAATACGAAGTCTGGTACATCGGGCCACCCGAAGGGGTTGTACGTATTATTTGCCACTGAAATGTGGGAGCGTTTTAACTATTATGGCATGAGGGCCATCCTCATCTATTTTATGACAGACGCATTGCTGTATGCGAAGCCCTTTGCCTCCAACCTCTATGGCGGCTATACCGGCCTTTCTTACCTGACCCCGCTGGTGGGCGGTTATATCGCCGACCGTTACTGGGGCAACCGGCATTCGATCATTATCGGCGGGCTGTTCATGGCCTTTGCGGAATTCCTGCTATTCGGTTTTGCCAGTTATTACCAGGAACTACAAAACAACCCCGACTTATCGCGGCTGCTGTTTTATACCGGCCTGGGCATCATGATCGCCGGGAACGGGTTCTTCAAGCCGAACATCTCATCCATGGTAGGGCAGTTGTACCCCAGCCAGGACAAACGGTTGGATCCAGCCTATACCATCTTCTACATGGGCATCAACGTAGGCGGCATGCTCGGGCCCTTTATCTGCGGCCTTGTGGGCAATACCGGTAACCCGGCCGACTTCAAATGGGCCTTCCTCGCCGCAGGCATCGGGATGCTGCTCAGCGTGATCACGTTCAAATACCTGAAAGACAAATATATCGTATCCCCCGAGGGAAAACCTGTCGGCATCATACCGGAGCGGATGGAAGGCAAAAAACACTTCCTTAAGAACCCGTTCTCCCTGCAGTCGCTCCTGTTTATGCTGGCACTTTCTGCCGTTGCAGTGGGGCTGTTGTACATGCACGCCGATCAGATCCCCAGTTTCATGGTAGGCTCCGTGAAGGTTGCCTTCGATATCTCCATGCTACTGCTGGTGGCCTTTATTGTAATACTGGTGCTGATTTTCTCCGACAAGTCGCTGACAAGAATCGAAGTGCAGCGTATCATCGTGATATTCATCGTGTCGTTTTTCGTGGTTTTCTTCTGGAGCGCTTTCGAACAGGCCGGCGCTTCCCTGTCGTTCTTTGCGAACGAACAGACAGACCGGTACATTCCCTTCCTCAACTTTACGGTGCCTCCTTCCTGGTTCCAGTCGCTGAACTCCGCCTTCGTGGTGATTTTTGCGCCCCTGTTTGCCGGTATCTGGCTGTTTCTGGGTAAACGCAAAATGGAGCCCAATTCCCCCGCGAAGATGGCCATCGGCCTGTTGCTGCTCGCCCTCGGGTTCCTGGTGATCGCTTACGGCGTGAAGGATCCGCACAAACAGAAAGTAAACATGATGTGGCTGACCAGCATGTACGCGCTGCATACCTGGGGCGAATTATGCCTTTCCCCGATCGGTCTTTCGCTGGTGAACAAACTGGCCCCCATCCGTTTCGCATCGTTGCTGATGGCGGTTTGGTTCATGGCCAACGCAGCTGCGAACGTGCTCGCCGGCAAACTGAGCGCGCTTTATCCGGAGCCGGGCCAAACCACGCACTTCCTCGGTTATAGCATGAGCTCGCTGTACGACTTCTTCATGCTCTTCGTCGTAATGGCGGGCGTCGCCTCTGTGATCCTCCTATTGCTGACCCGCTGGCTGGGTCGCTGGATGCACGAATCGAAATAA
- the purD gene encoding phosphoribosylamine--glycine ligase: MNILLLGSGGREHALAWKMSQSTACSNLYIAPGNAGTAAHGTNVDMAVSDFEKIKTFCIEHRIDMLVPGSEEPLVKGIYDFFKADAALQHIPVIGPSETGAQLEGSKAFAKQFMQRHNIPTAAYREFSEANFEEGVAYLRQHSLPIVLKADGLAAGKGVVITSSHDEAVAEFEEMIKAAKFGDASKKVVIEQFLTGIELSVFVLTDGKNYKILPTAKDYKRIGEGDAGLNTGGMGAVSPVPFATDAFMQLVDDRIIRPTVAGLAQEGIVYQGFIFFGLIKVEGEPYVIEYNCRMGDPETEVVIPRLRNDLLELFAAVQKQQLDTVEVFEDPRAAATVMLVSAGYPEAYEKGKEISDIPAPAKDQLVFHAGTREEGGKVLTNGGRVITVTSLASDLQLALAHSKQTAAHIQFEGKYYRRDIGYEFVS, from the coding sequence ATGAATATATTACTCTTAGGTAGCGGCGGCCGGGAACATGCACTGGCCTGGAAAATGTCACAGAGCACCGCATGTTCCAACCTGTACATCGCCCCCGGCAACGCGGGCACGGCAGCCCACGGCACCAATGTGGACATGGCGGTGAGCGACTTCGAAAAGATCAAAACGTTCTGTATCGAGCACCGGATCGACATGCTCGTGCCGGGCTCGGAAGAGCCGCTGGTGAAGGGGATTTACGATTTTTTCAAGGCAGACGCCGCACTGCAGCACATCCCGGTGATCGGTCCTTCCGAAACCGGCGCCCAGCTGGAGGGCAGCAAGGCTTTCGCCAAGCAGTTCATGCAACGGCACAACATCCCCACCGCTGCTTACCGCGAGTTCAGTGAGGCGAATTTTGAAGAAGGCGTGGCCTACCTGCGGCAGCACTCCCTGCCTATCGTGCTGAAGGCGGACGGCCTGGCTGCGGGCAAAGGCGTGGTGATCACCAGCTCCCACGACGAAGCGGTGGCCGAGTTCGAAGAAATGATCAAAGCCGCCAAATTCGGCGACGCCAGCAAAAAAGTAGTGATCGAACAATTCCTCACCGGCATCGAGCTCTCCGTTTTTGTGCTCACCGATGGGAAGAACTATAAAATACTGCCTACCGCCAAGGATTACAAACGCATTGGCGAAGGCGATGCCGGGCTCAATACCGGCGGGATGGGGGCTGTTTCGCCCGTGCCGTTTGCCACGGATGCCTTTATGCAGCTGGTGGACGACCGTATCATCCGCCCGACCGTGGCCGGTTTGGCGCAGGAAGGGATCGTGTACCAGGGTTTCATTTTCTTCGGCCTCATCAAGGTGGAAGGTGAGCCCTACGTCATCGAGTACAATTGCCGTATGGGCGACCCCGAAACCGAAGTGGTGATACCCCGCCTCCGGAACGACCTGCTGGAGCTGTTTGCCGCAGTGCAAAAACAGCAGCTGGATACCGTGGAAGTGTTTGAAGACCCCAGGGCTGCCGCCACCGTAATGCTGGTGAGCGCAGGTTACCCCGAGGCTTATGAGAAGGGGAAAGAAATTTCAGACATCCCGGCTCCGGCCAAAGACCAGCTGGTATTCCATGCCGGCACCAGGGAAGAGGGCGGAAAGGTGCTCACCAACGGCGGCCGCGTGATCACCGTTACATCTTTGGCAAGCGATTTGCAGCTCGCACTCGCGCACTCCAAACAAACGGCCGCGCACATACAATTCGAGGGCAAGTATTATCGTCGGGATATTGGATATGAATTTGTTAGCTGA
- a CDS encoding rod shape-determining protein, with protein sequence MGFFNFLTQEIAIDLGTANTLIIHNDQVVVDEPSIVAIERASGKIVAVGKKAMMMHEKTHEYLRTIRPLKDGVIADFNAAEGMLRELIKMVYPKKPLFAPSWKMVICIPSSITEVEKRAVRDSAEQAGAKEVYLIHEPMAAALGIGIDVEEPVGNMIIDIGGGTTGISVIALAGIVCDQSIRIAGDEFTADIMEALRRYHSLLIGERTAEQIKIQIGSALKELDNPPDDIPVNGRDLVTGIPKQIMVSYQEIAEALDKSIFKIEEAILKALETTPPELASDIYRRGLYLTGGGALLRGLDKRLSQKIKLPVHVADDPLRAVVRGTGIALKHIGKYPFLMQ encoded by the coding sequence ATGGGCTTCTTTAACTTTTTAACGCAGGAGATTGCAATTGACCTGGGAACAGCCAATACGCTGATCATTCACAATGACCAGGTGGTGGTGGACGAACCTTCCATTGTGGCCATTGAAAGGGCCAGCGGGAAGATCGTGGCCGTGGGCAAAAAGGCAATGATGATGCACGAGAAAACGCATGAATACCTGCGTACCATCCGTCCCCTTAAAGACGGTGTGATCGCGGATTTCAATGCTGCTGAGGGTATGCTCCGGGAGCTGATCAAGATGGTTTATCCTAAGAAGCCGTTATTTGCCCCCAGCTGGAAAATGGTGATCTGTATCCCTTCCAGCATCACGGAAGTGGAAAAACGGGCGGTGCGCGACTCTGCGGAGCAGGCGGGCGCCAAGGAAGTATACCTGATTCACGAGCCCATGGCTGCCGCCCTGGGTATTGGCATAGATGTGGAAGAACCGGTGGGTAACATGATCATCGATATCGGGGGTGGTACCACCGGTATTTCCGTGATCGCCCTGGCCGGTATCGTCTGCGACCAGAGTATCCGTATCGCCGGTGACGAGTTCACCGCGGACATCATGGAAGCCCTGCGCCGCTACCACAGTCTGCTGATCGGAGAAAGAACCGCGGAGCAGATCAAGATCCAGATCGGTTCGGCCCTGAAGGAGCTGGACAATCCGCCGGACGACATTCCTGTAAACGGCCGTGACCTCGTAACCGGTATCCCCAAACAGATCATGGTATCTTACCAGGAGATCGCCGAAGCGCTCGATAAATCCATCTTCAAGATAGAGGAAGCCATCCTCAAAGCGCTGGAAACAACGCCGCCGGAGCTGGCATCGGATATTTACCGCCGCGGCCTCTACCTCACAGGAGGTGGTGCATTGCTGCGAGGGCTGGACAAACGCCTCTCCCAGAAAATCAAACTCCCCGTTCACGTGGCAGACGACCCGCTGCGTGCCGTGGTAAGAGGCACCGGTATTGCCCTCAAACACATTGGCAAGTATCCTTTCCTGATGCAATAA